The following coding sequences are from one Fibrobacter sp. UWT2 window:
- a CDS encoding class II fructose-bisphosphate aldolase, which yields MAVSYKELGLVNTREMFAKAVKGGYAIPAFNFNTMEQMQAIVQAAVKQKSPVIMQVSKGARNYANGTILRYMAQGAVEYAKELGCANPQIVLHLDHGDSFELCKDCIDNGFSSVMIDGSALPYEDNIALTKKVVEYAHQHDVTVEAELGVLAGVEDEVQAEESHYTKPEEVIDFATRTGCDSLAISIGTSHGAYKFKPEQCTRDPKTGKLVPPPLAFDVLHAIEQKLPGFPIVLHGSSSVPQDEVDTINAHGGKLPDAVGIPEEQLREASKSAVCKINIDSDSRLAMTAAIRKYFDEHPEHFDPRQYLKPARENMQKMYEHKIVDVLGSNNKL from the coding sequence ATGGCAGTTTCTTACAAGGAACTCGGCCTGGTGAACACCAGGGAAATGTTTGCAAAGGCTGTTAAGGGTGGCTACGCTATCCCGGCTTTCAACTTCAACACCATGGAACAGATGCAGGCCATCGTGCAGGCTGCTGTGAAGCAGAAGTCTCCGGTGATCATGCAGGTCTCTAAGGGTGCTCGTAACTACGCAAACGGCACCATCCTCCGCTACATGGCTCAGGGTGCTGTTGAATACGCCAAGGAACTCGGCTGCGCCAATCCGCAGATCGTGCTCCACCTCGACCACGGTGACTCTTTCGAACTCTGCAAGGACTGCATCGACAACGGTTTCTCTTCCGTGATGATCGACGGTTCCGCTCTTCCGTACGAAGACAACATCGCCCTCACCAAGAAGGTTGTTGAATACGCTCACCAGCACGACGTGACCGTCGAAGCTGAACTCGGCGTGCTCGCCGGTGTGGAAGACGAAGTCCAGGCTGAAGAATCTCACTACACCAAGCCGGAAGAAGTGATCGACTTCGCTACCCGTACGGGCTGCGACTCCCTCGCTATCTCCATCGGTACCAGCCACGGTGCTTACAAGTTCAAGCCGGAACAGTGCACTCGCGACCCGAAGACTGGCAAGCTCGTTCCGCCTCCCCTGGCATTCGACGTGCTCCACGCCATCGAACAGAAGCTCCCGGGCTTCCCGATCGTTCTCCACGGTTCTTCTTCTGTTCCGCAGGACGAAGTCGATACCATCAACGCCCACGGTGGCAAGCTCCCGGATGCCGTCGGTATTCCGGAAGAACAGCTCCGCGAAGCTTCCAAGTCCGCTGTTTGCAAGATCAACATCGACTCTGACAGCCGTCTCGCCATGACTGCCGCTATCCGTAAGTATTTCGACGAACATCCGGAACACTTCGACCCGCGCCAGTACCTCAAGCCGGCTCGCGAAAACATGCAGAAGATGTACGAACACAAGATCGTCGACGTTCTTGGTTCTAACAACAAGCTCTAA
- a CDS encoding thiamine phosphate synthase encodes MRLWLTTSPDDFASEFDDIEQMFSRGLSRLILSKRGRGGSPYATENDYERWLMALPMDCRDRIWVRGTPDLAERLDVRGCVAEAGSLLGDVPESWKRVNTIAFCRSLDQLEQLPEWVAGALVGPVFQPQSVFEPVQFHGIELVANKLNDLSGTDAPKIPQVIAFGGIDHETLDEIKKLPVQGVSVLGGIWNYADPVNAFIKLSRAVNSNV; translated from the coding sequence ATGCGATTGTGGCTTACGACATCTCCAGACGATTTTGCTTCGGAATTTGACGACATAGAACAGATGTTTTCCCGCGGGCTTTCGCGCCTGATTCTTTCGAAGCGGGGAAGAGGCGGTTCGCCATATGCAACGGAAAACGATTACGAGCGCTGGCTCATGGCGCTCCCGATGGATTGCCGCGACCGCATTTGGGTGCGTGGCACTCCCGATTTGGCGGAACGCCTGGATGTTCGTGGTTGCGTCGCCGAGGCAGGCTCGCTGCTGGGTGATGTTCCCGAAAGTTGGAAACGCGTGAATACAATTGCCTTTTGCCGCAGCTTGGATCAGCTGGAACAGCTGCCGGAATGGGTGGCGGGTGCGCTCGTCGGTCCGGTATTCCAGCCACAATCAGTCTTTGAACCGGTCCAGTTCCACGGAATTGAACTTGTTGCGAATAAATTAAATGATTTGTCCGGAACGGACGCTCCTAAGATCCCGCAAGTAATTGCCTTTGGCGGCATTGACCACGAAACGCTGGATGAAATCAAAAAACTCCCAGTGCAGGGAGTCTCTGTTCTCGGGGGCATCTGGAATTATGCCGACCCGGTAAATGCGTTTATTAAATTAAGTCGTGCGGTAAATTCAAATGTGTAA
- a CDS encoding zinc ribbon domain-containing protein, with protein sequence MLCPHCHSEIKDNATFCPHCGSDKNTGWSEGAEFTDLETPDYDEIVENEFGEKKNKANPLAIAAAVIVALAFIAAMVLH encoded by the coding sequence ATGCTCTGTCCTCATTGCCATTCAGAAATTAAAGACAACGCCACGTTCTGCCCGCATTGCGGAAGCGACAAGAATACCGGCTGGTCCGAGGGTGCGGAATTTACCGACCTCGAGACACCGGATTACGACGAAATTGTCGAGAATGAATTCGGCGAAAAGAAGAACAAGGCGAACCCGCTCGCCATCGCGGCGGCAGTGATTGTGGCGCTCGCGTTTATCGCAGCAATGGTCCTACACTAG
- a CDS encoding HD domain-containing phosphohydrolase, producing MERKRAKILVIDDTKTNIEVLEGILSNEYDVFVALDGKKGLALTEKVKPDLILLDVMMPEMDGYETLRQMNEKKLVENTPVLFLTAKADSKSEQTGLDLGAVDYITKPFHPNLVQLRIKNQLEFKHQRDHLQELVEEKTLDLRKTLKVMLTSLGALAEYRDPETGAHIKRTQVLVQMLAETLREHPRFKDAIPNNEFIDYYATAAPLHDIGKVGIPDEILRKPARLNEEEWAVMSTHAQMGYDVLVNATHELKDHPLVRISAEIILNHHERFDGAGYPNGLKGDDIPVGARLMAVADVYDALVSKRPYKEAYPHEVAVKEILEGRGTQFDPDVVDAFMSFESKLPEIYEHYKESP from the coding sequence ATGGAACGGAAGCGCGCAAAGATTTTAGTCATTGACGACACCAAGACGAATATTGAAGTGCTCGAGGGAATTTTGTCCAACGAGTACGATGTTTTTGTGGCTTTAGATGGCAAAAAAGGCCTCGCCTTGACAGAAAAGGTCAAACCGGACCTTATTTTGCTTGACGTGATGATGCCAGAAATGGATGGTTACGAAACGCTTCGTCAAATGAACGAGAAAAAACTGGTCGAAAATACGCCGGTGCTGTTCCTGACGGCCAAAGCAGATTCCAAGAGTGAACAGACTGGCCTTGACCTTGGCGCGGTGGATTACATTACTAAACCGTTCCACCCGAATTTGGTGCAGCTGCGCATTAAAAACCAGTTGGAATTCAAGCACCAGCGAGACCATTTGCAGGAACTGGTGGAAGAAAAGACCCTGGATTTGCGTAAGACCTTGAAGGTGATGCTGACTAGTCTCGGTGCGCTTGCGGAATACCGTGACCCAGAAACCGGTGCCCACATTAAGCGTACCCAGGTGCTGGTGCAGATGCTTGCCGAAACCCTCCGCGAACATCCTCGCTTTAAGGATGCGATTCCGAACAACGAATTTATTGATTACTATGCGACTGCCGCTCCCTTGCACGATATCGGCAAGGTGGGCATTCCCGATGAAATTTTGCGTAAGCCGGCCCGCCTGAACGAAGAAGAGTGGGCGGTCATGAGTACCCATGCCCAGATGGGCTACGATGTGTTGGTGAATGCGACCCATGAACTCAAGGACCATCCGCTGGTGCGTATTTCGGCAGAAATCATTTTGAATCACCACGAACGCTTTGATGGCGCGGGTTATCCGAATGGCCTTAAGGGGGATGATATCCCCGTGGGAGCCCGCTTGATGGCTGTGGCCGACGTGTACGACGCTCTAGTTTCGAAGCGCCCGTATAAAGAAGCTTACCCCCATGAAGTGGCGGTGAAGGAAATCCTGGAAGGCAGAGGTACTCAGTTTGACCCCGATGTGGTGGATGCCTTTATGTCCTTTGAATCCAAGTTGCCCGAAATATACGAGCACTATAAGGAAAGTCCGTAA
- a CDS encoding response regulator produces the protein MTHNPLNAQRRRLRNRISMVYMLPTFVAAVALVFLFSSAVRSMLVESAVANTETALRERVQTEIEAFLKVREDSFLGVAKRVQQVTKDNAIRPLLYKQTQTAEGIVDVYFGTTDGDYISGRGLKLESGKTEFRTTGWYLEASRKRGLAYTGPTIRKSINRQVLSLSYPIWDKNQKFRGALGEDINLHKVRLTMGALAKEEGGITMLVASESDNLLTYFPYETNRGKVLQDSVENLLLLISDKFSSDTLMDGRILRFEKTNEHHQQLIFMVTPLKQLPFYIVHVSQHNKIAASIDNHTDTMLGVVAFFVFVLMGLAALCSHILFRRYIQRDLNDSVNSSTLFDTLLWKGNNFNIILTNENFDILHASAYVMDFLNGGEDMKEESLFKFFTSDDFNKFAHRVAMGGQLLASERRTIVRVENADGEVAWWGMTFQALVEDNGATRFLIMINDETSGIQKDTILDTIMLSGDHSILIIFDRNLHIKYMSRQLAEFLGKEWRAFVGLSINELSDMGLPESMIKAVIDSYKKDEVWKDSLMLKPENGTEETWFRGEGCTLKVQEAVVGYMLSMIDISEVVAAREIAEQATQAKSEFLANMSHEIRTPMNAIIGMAHLISETNLDNHQRGFVDRISHAAKSLLGIINNILDFSKIEAKKQDLEITQLVLQDVIGEVAALAEVRIAGRPIELIVDVDPDIPEILMGDPLRLSQIFTNLINNATKFTEKGDITLSVKLLQQANNMVKLYICVKDTGIGMTQEQVSRLFNAFTQADGSTTRKYGGTGLGLVISKSLVELMGGQLQVSSESGVGSQFFFTISLPVAAQAGEPKWKNEDRFTNKNVLLVDDCANLRTILRHYLNKLRCVVEEASSVDEALDLIQAHEEAGEAPYDLFLVDYSMPILNGFDFVHGLTENMKSIPKVLMHPIHFDENELNTAKSLGFNSNVSKPLQISTLLSALQEAFGFPLTYKKVEKKEKGKIYFKEAKILLVEDNQMNQELAVSLLNSVGLTAMIANNGKEALDMLKKDAFDMVLMDIQMPIMDGLTATKKIRAREDEYFKKVPILAMSARAFQKDTEECLEAGMNAHIVKPIDPTILYEEMAKFLPVAAETPNVGKSEAPDLSQDDKDFLGYFQKVKDFDAESGLYHVNNNRNMFLKILQGFVRDYGGNSFNLRALIEQFHYEEATRIVHTIKGLCGTIGSNNVQKLAADLEAELEQKQCDFSVYNKFEERLRALIGDLQIVLSDIVSEQNTPAQKTQDPEANKKLTEAVKALKDAVDTCSSTQCKRILDGIENIAFEPNQEVLLHKLKELLDDYDFSEASEILESLEKTLV, from the coding sequence TTGACCCATAATCCACTGAATGCACAACGTCGTCGCTTAAGAAACCGCATCTCAATGGTGTACATGTTGCCGACTTTTGTGGCAGCAGTGGCTTTGGTCTTTCTTTTTTCTTCGGCGGTGCGTTCCATGTTGGTGGAATCTGCGGTCGCCAATACCGAAACGGCCCTGCGTGAACGCGTGCAGACCGAAATCGAAGCCTTCCTGAAAGTCCGCGAAGACAGTTTCTTGGGGGTTGCGAAACGTGTACAGCAGGTGACCAAGGATAACGCCATTAGGCCCTTGCTTTACAAGCAGACTCAGACAGCCGAAGGTATTGTGGATGTTTATTTCGGGACTACCGATGGCGACTATATTTCGGGCAGGGGCTTGAAACTGGAAAGCGGAAAGACGGAATTCCGCACCACGGGCTGGTATCTGGAAGCTTCGCGTAAAAGGGGCCTTGCCTATACGGGACCTACGATCCGTAAAAGCATCAACCGTCAGGTTCTTTCTCTTTCGTACCCGATTTGGGATAAGAATCAAAAGTTCAGGGGAGCCTTGGGCGAAGATATCAATCTGCACAAGGTTAGGCTTACCATGGGTGCCCTCGCCAAGGAAGAGGGTGGCATTACGATGTTGGTGGCAAGCGAAAGCGACAACTTGCTGACCTATTTCCCTTATGAAACCAACCGTGGAAAAGTCTTGCAGGACAGCGTCGAAAACTTGCTGTTGCTGATTTCTGACAAGTTTAGCTCGGACACCTTGATGGACGGGCGCATTTTGCGTTTTGAAAAGACCAATGAACATCACCAGCAGTTGATTTTCATGGTGACGCCCCTAAAGCAGTTGCCGTTCTATATCGTGCATGTCAGTCAGCATAACAAGATTGCGGCCAGCATCGATAACCATACCGATACCATGCTGGGCGTGGTCGCTTTCTTCGTGTTTGTGCTGATGGGACTTGCGGCCTTGTGCTCCCATATTCTTTTCCGTCGCTATATCCAGAGAGACTTGAACGACAGTGTGAATTCCAGTACGCTTTTCGATACGCTGCTGTGGAAGGGCAATAACTTTAACATCATTCTGACTAATGAAAATTTCGATATCTTGCATGCCAGCGCCTATGTGATGGATTTCTTGAACGGTGGCGAGGACATGAAAGAAGAAAGCCTGTTCAAGTTCTTTACTTCGGATGACTTTAATAAGTTTGCCCATCGAGTGGCTATGGGCGGACAGCTGCTTGCCAGTGAACGCAGAACCATTGTGCGTGTGGAAAATGCCGATGGGGAAGTGGCATGGTGGGGCATGACTTTCCAGGCGCTGGTAGAAGACAATGGCGCAACTCGATTCTTGATTATGATCAATGACGAAACGAGCGGAATCCAGAAAGATACGATTTTGGATACGATTATGCTTTCGGGCGATCATTCGATTTTGATCATTTTCGACAGGAACCTGCATATCAAATATATGTCTCGCCAGCTTGCTGAATTCTTGGGCAAGGAATGGCGTGCTTTTGTGGGGCTTTCTATTAACGAGCTTTCGGATATGGGGCTCCCTGAATCCATGATCAAGGCGGTAATCGATTCGTACAAGAAAGATGAAGTCTGGAAAGATTCCTTGATGCTCAAACCCGAAAACGGCACCGAAGAAACCTGGTTCCGTGGCGAAGGTTGTACCTTGAAGGTGCAAGAGGCTGTTGTGGGCTACATGCTTTCGATGATTGATATTTCGGAAGTGGTGGCAGCCCGCGAAATTGCTGAACAGGCGACCCAGGCGAAGAGTGAATTCCTTGCCAACATGAGCCATGAAATTCGCACGCCGATGAACGCCATTATCGGTATGGCGCACTTGATTTCAGAGACGAATCTGGATAATCACCAGCGAGGATTTGTAGACCGAATCAGCCATGCGGCAAAGTCTTTGCTCGGAATTATCAACAATATTCTAGACTTCTCGAAGATTGAGGCGAAAAAGCAGGATTTGGAAATCACGCAGCTTGTGCTGCAAGATGTGATTGGCGAAGTGGCGGCTCTTGCCGAGGTGCGTATCGCTGGCCGTCCGATAGAATTGATTGTGGATGTGGACCCGGATATTCCTGAAATCTTGATGGGTGACCCGCTCAGGCTTTCGCAGATCTTTACGAACCTGATTAACAATGCGACCAAGTTCACCGAAAAGGGTGACATTACCCTGAGTGTCAAGCTGTTGCAACAGGCGAACAATATGGTCAAGCTTTATATCTGTGTCAAGGATACAGGTATTGGCATGACTCAAGAACAGGTTTCGCGCTTGTTTAACGCGTTTACGCAGGCGGATGGTTCGACGACCCGCAAGTATGGCGGTACGGGCCTCGGACTTGTGATTTCCAAGTCCTTGGTGGAACTCATGGGCGGTCAGCTGCAGGTCTCGAGTGAATCGGGTGTAGGCTCGCAGTTCTTCTTTACGATTTCGCTCCCGGTGGCGGCCCAGGCGGGCGAGCCCAAGTGGAAAAATGAAGACCGCTTTACGAACAAGAATGTGCTCTTGGTTGATGACTGTGCCAATTTGCGTACAATTTTGAGGCATTACTTGAACAAGTTGCGTTGTGTCGTCGAAGAGGCGAGCTCCGTAGACGAAGCTCTGGATTTGATTCAGGCGCACGAAGAAGCGGGCGAGGCTCCGTACGATTTGTTCCTGGTTGATTACAGCATGCCGATTTTGAATGGCTTTGACTTTGTGCATGGCTTGACCGAAAACATGAAGTCGATTCCGAAGGTGTTGATGCACCCGATTCATTTTGACGAAAACGAACTGAATACGGCTAAGAGCCTGGGCTTTAACAGCAACGTGTCTAAGCCGCTCCAGATTAGCACGCTCCTGAGCGCCCTGCAAGAAGCCTTCGGTTTCCCGCTGACTTACAAAAAAGTCGAGAAAAAGGAAAAGGGCAAGATTTACTTTAAGGAAGCGAAGATCCTGCTGGTTGAAGATAACCAGATGAACCAGGAATTGGCTGTGTCGCTCTTGAATAGCGTGGGCCTTACCGCGATGATTGCGAATAACGGTAAAGAAGCGTTGGATATGCTCAAGAAGGATGCCTTCGACATGGTGCTCATGGATATCCAGATGCCAATTATGGATGGTCTGACTGCGACCAAGAAAATCCGCGCCCGCGAAGATGAATACTTCAAGAAGGTGCCGATTTTGGCCATGAGTGCCCGCGCCTTCCAGAAAGATACCGAAGAATGCCTTGAAGCGGGCATGAACGCGCACATTGTAAAACCGATTGACCCGACCATTTTGTACGAAGAAATGGCGAAGTTCTTGCCGGTGGCCGCCGAAACGCCCAATGTGGGTAAGTCCGAAGCTCCGGACCTTTCTCAAGACGACAAGGATTTCTTGGGCTACTTCCAGAAGGTCAAGGATTTCGATGCGGAATCGGGACTTTACCACGTGAACAACAACCGCAATATGTTCCTTAAGATATTGCAGGGCTTTGTTCGCGACTATGGTGGAAACTCCTTCAATTTGCGTGCTCTTATTGAACAGTTCCATTACGAAGAGGCTACCCGTATCGTGCATACCATTAAGGGCCTTTGCGGAACCATAGGTTCTAACAATGTGCAGAAATTGGCGGCAGACCTAGAAGCGGAATTGGAACAGAAACAGTGCGATTTCTCAGTTTACAATAAGTTTGAAGAACGTCTGCGTGCTCTCATTGGAGATTTGCAGATTGTGCTTTCGGATATTGTTTCGGAGCAGAATACACCTGCACAAAAGACTCAGGACCCCGAAGCGAATAAGAAGTTGACTGAAGCTGTCAAGGCGCTAAAGGATGCGGTGGATACTTGTTCTTCGACCCAGTGCAAGCGTATTCTTGATGGCATTGAAAATATTGCCTTCGAGCCGAACCAAGAAGTTCTGCTGCATAAGTTGAAGGAACTGTTGGACGATTACGACTTTAGCGAAGCGTCCGAAATCCTTGAATCACTTGAAAAGACTCTGGTCTAG
- a CDS encoding glycoside hydrolase family 43 protein: MKRILPLAIALAGAVFAQEPVIAPFWQTVFYYEVDSNANDLYNDLNLPDTIRQYTRVPATWESSDTLFLGHDGKIKGRLLGENKEVTLTATMKNLESASGQTEKKEFTISIHGFEPYSNYLFVYFPANDNENIYYALSNDGFNYTAMNGGKRVVAADTVSVKKGLRDPHVMRGPDGWFYMVNTDMKSSEGWSSNRGMVLMKSKDLINWKHSTVHFPDRYKGKNFANVTRVWAPETIWDDTYDNGDGTKGRPLVYFSLLTNDGTIEYDQVFFAYANKDFTDLESDPIYYYSRGKSTIDMDIVYNPADKYYHAFYKNEGDGGISKVRALELTKSNGTKPANWYRKKDGLQQTTEAVEGAGIFKLINQGTWILMYDCYMNGHYQFTSSTDLENFTFVQNTEMKGAFTPRHGTVIPITAAETAALMKAFPTPDFEPRVIEEPDSIGVCDGKKVVAPCSGTKIIPYSKVGDGGWNESLDLKVAKGATVTFGPHPWDGKIWSWEGPNGFKSTDRENTLKNVDGDFSGYYTVTYTNETGCKSQAKIKMVVDDPDKPYKEPDTTTTIVSRNQRDYTKPMRLNRNPVYFDLLGNRLKNKPRNGVYVQK, translated from the coding sequence ATGAAGCGCATTTTACCACTGGCTATCGCTTTAGCAGGGGCTGTTTTTGCACAAGAACCCGTAATAGCCCCGTTTTGGCAAACAGTCTTCTACTATGAAGTCGATTCCAACGCCAACGACCTCTACAACGACTTGAACCTCCCCGATACCATCAGGCAGTATACCCGAGTCCCTGCCACCTGGGAAAGCAGCGATACGCTATTCCTCGGACACGACGGAAAAATCAAGGGCCGTCTCCTTGGCGAAAACAAGGAAGTCACCCTGACGGCGACCATGAAGAACCTTGAATCAGCCTCCGGACAAACCGAAAAGAAGGAATTCACCATCTCGATCCATGGGTTCGAACCGTATTCCAACTATCTTTTCGTGTATTTCCCGGCAAACGACAACGAGAACATCTACTACGCGCTGAGCAACGACGGATTCAACTATACGGCGATGAACGGGGGCAAGCGCGTTGTGGCCGCCGATACGGTGAGCGTCAAGAAGGGACTCCGCGACCCGCACGTGATGCGCGGCCCCGACGGTTGGTTCTACATGGTGAATACCGACATGAAGAGCTCCGAAGGCTGGTCCAGCAACCGCGGCATGGTACTCATGAAGTCCAAGGACTTAATCAACTGGAAACACAGTACGGTACACTTCCCCGATCGCTACAAGGGCAAGAACTTTGCAAATGTGACCCGCGTGTGGGCCCCGGAAACCATCTGGGACGACACCTACGACAACGGCGACGGAACCAAGGGCCGTCCGCTCGTGTATTTCTCGCTGCTGACCAACGACGGCACCATTGAATATGACCAAGTCTTCTTTGCATACGCCAACAAAGACTTTACCGACCTCGAAAGCGACCCCATCTACTACTATAGCCGAGGCAAGTCAACCATCGACATGGATATCGTCTATAATCCGGCCGATAAATACTACCACGCCTTCTACAAGAACGAGGGCGACGGCGGCATCAGCAAGGTAAGAGCCCTTGAACTGACCAAGTCGAACGGCACTAAGCCTGCCAACTGGTACCGGAAAAAGGACGGCCTGCAGCAAACAACCGAAGCCGTGGAAGGTGCAGGCATCTTCAAGCTAATTAACCAGGGAACTTGGATTTTAATGTACGACTGCTACATGAACGGACATTACCAATTCACCAGCAGTACTGACCTCGAAAACTTCACGTTCGTCCAAAATACCGAAATGAAGGGAGCATTCACGCCCCGCCACGGAACGGTCATCCCCATTACAGCAGCAGAAACCGCAGCCCTCATGAAAGCATTCCCCACTCCGGACTTTGAGCCGAGAGTCATCGAAGAACCCGATTCTATCGGCGTTTGCGACGGGAAGAAGGTTGTCGCCCCGTGCAGCGGCACCAAGATTATCCCGTACAGCAAAGTCGGCGATGGCGGTTGGAACGAATCGCTTGACTTGAAGGTAGCGAAAGGCGCTACAGTTACATTCGGCCCGCACCCATGGGACGGCAAAATCTGGAGCTGGGAAGGTCCGAACGGATTTAAATCGACCGACCGCGAAAACACCCTCAAGAATGTGGACGGCGACTTTAGCGGCTACTACACCGTAACCTACACCAACGAAACCGGATGCAAGAGCCAAGCCAAAATCAAGATGGTCGTAGACGACCCCGATAAGCCCTACAAGGAACCGGACACCACGACAACCATCGTTTCTAGGAATCAACGCGACTACACCAAGCCCATGCGTTTGAACCGCAACCCAGTTTACTTTGACTTGCTTGGCAACAGGCTCAAGAATAAGCCGAGAAATGGCGTTTATGTCCAGAAGTAG
- a CDS encoding OmpA family protein, translating to MKTRNLLMISAMAAALSFAAEEVSGPNAVEACQTAIDKAAKDIPANATSAKYTLAAAKNNLIALDAAYNDDAESDETKALATKCDTYAKTIAAQAETQKYRNSTAEKWEKRAATARSIEAIQEQINKARTGKVNDLEAEKAKMKDQEARLQAEMQQNQEKFQAEAAAQEAALKAANQREADLQKELAEERAKAEVRQQEAMNKLNELQSQMIQVTKSARGIILSMSDILFAVNKADLKADLKTSLAKVAGILSVYQQFNVSIEGNTDNTGSEEHNMKLSQQRADNVKAFLVEQGIAEDRLTAKGLGMTMPVADNSTKEGRQKNRRVDLVIQDKALQQQEAK from the coding sequence ATGAAAACGAGAAACCTTTTGATGATTAGCGCCATGGCAGCCGCTCTCTCCTTCGCTGCCGAAGAAGTTTCTGGCCCGAACGCCGTGGAAGCCTGCCAGACTGCAATTGACAAAGCCGCCAAGGATATTCCGGCCAACGCCACCTCTGCCAAATACACACTTGCCGCCGCCAAGAACAACCTCATCGCCCTCGACGCCGCCTACAATGACGACGCAGAATCTGACGAAACCAAGGCTCTCGCCACCAAGTGCGACACTTACGCCAAGACGATCGCCGCCCAGGCCGAAACCCAGAAATACCGCAACAGCACCGCTGAAAAGTGGGAAAAGCGCGCCGCCACCGCTCGTTCTATCGAAGCTATTCAGGAACAGATCAACAAGGCCCGCACCGGTAAGGTGAACGACCTCGAAGCTGAAAAGGCCAAGATGAAGGACCAGGAAGCCCGCCTCCAGGCCGAAATGCAGCAGAACCAGGAAAAGTTCCAGGCCGAAGCAGCCGCCCAGGAAGCCGCTTTGAAGGCTGCCAACCAGCGTGAAGCCGACCTCCAGAAGGAACTCGCCGAAGAACGCGCCAAGGCTGAAGTTCGCCAGCAGGAAGCCATGAACAAGCTGAACGAACTGCAGTCCCAGATGATTCAGGTGACCAAGTCCGCTCGCGGCATTATCCTTTCCATGTCCGACATCTTGTTCGCCGTGAACAAGGCCGACCTCAAGGCCGACTTGAAGACGAGCCTCGCCAAGGTGGCCGGTATTCTTTCCGTGTACCAGCAGTTCAACGTGTCCATCGAAGGTAACACCGACAACACCGGTTCCGAAGAACACAACATGAAGCTTTCCCAGCAGCGTGCCGATAACGTGAAGGCATTCCTTGTGGAACAGGGTATCGCTGAAGATCGACTCACGGCCAAGGGTCTCGGTATGACCATGCCGGTCGCTGACAACTCCACCAAGGAAGGCCGCCAGAAGAACCGTCGCGTGGACCTCGTGATCCAGGACAAGGCTCTTCAGCAGCAGGAAGCTAAGTAA